The Hordeum vulgare subsp. vulgare chromosome 7H, MorexV3_pseudomolecules_assembly, whole genome shotgun sequence DNA window TTGCTCGAACACGTTGTGggcgaggtggaagcaatcggtcAGCGGCGAGTCGGAGCGTGGGCGGCGGCTGTAGACTGCAAATGGCAGGTGGGCTGCGGCTGCGTGGCTGTTGGAGGAGTTCGCTTGCGGCGACGCATCGGCTGAGGCAACAACCGAGGAACCGCCGGCTCGGTCGGTTGCGGTGGTCGCATGGCAGCCCCTTTCAATTCCGGCGGCTGGCAACTGCTACAAGAAGGTAGCGAGATCTTCTACAACCATTACGGCCGTCAGAGCTCTGGTGAATTTCCAAACCAGCTGCGCAgtcgcctgggggggggggggggggggggggggggggtcggcgtCGGCTATGGCGGCTATGACGATGCGGCTGACGGCGGGGATAGGCGGCGGGGTCGGGGAAGGGTGGACGGACGACGGTGGCGGTGTTTCCGGGCAAAATCGTCGGCATGCGGGCGAAAGTGAAATGAACGGCAATCGGACGTTGGCGAATGAGTAGCCGTTTCACATCACCTGGGAGGTGGAGATGCAAATTTCATGTATTTCACATCACTTAGAGGAGGTGATGTAAAAATTTATACATGTACATCATCTCTTGGAGCAACAATTTTGGCCTCGGAGCTGTAAATTGTAGTTATTTATACATCTATATTATCTACCCGAGATGCTCTAAAACTAAACTAATGGGCCTAGAGCTCTAGACTAATGGGATAAGAAGCTGAAACTCTAACTCCATTCAGTGAAGCATTCTTGAAAGCAGTCACGTTTTTTTAGGGAAAGCCTTCATGGTGGTTTTATTCATTATTAGGCAAAACACCTACATCGTTTGATAAGACAGCCACAAGAAAATTAGGACTTAGGAGGATCCTCTTGCCACACAAGAGGGCTAAGCTCCAACTTACTAGCTAAAATATGTGTCGCCATATTGGCTTCCGTAGGAGAAAACTCGAACGAAACATCACTAAACTCATGACAAAGGaagaaataatcatcatagattgcTGCCGCAGGCCCAACAGAAAGACCACCATGTTTCATAATCTCGATCACCTCCATGCAATCGGAGTTCATTATAATCCTGCTGTACCCCATAATATTTGTCAGTGAAAGGCCGTCCCTTAGAGCAATCGCCTCCGCCGTCGTTGCGTCATTAACAATATCCAAAGATCGGTTGGAAGCAGCCACAAAGTAGCCTCGGTCATCCCTGAGAACTGCACCGGTTCCACCAGAATTGTTATTAACGTCAAAAGCCGCATCTACATTAAGTTTTACATAATTTTTCTTCGGCCGAGTCCATCCGTGTCTAGCAACATGAGCACTTTTTTCCTTCTTCGCCCTCGAAAAGTTTGTAACCAACGCAGAAATTGCTTGATCAGATCTAACAGGAAGTTGAACTCTCTCACCATGAGTTACTTGCCGGCGCTCCCACCAAACATACCAGCATGTGGTGGCAATAAGGTCAGCCCGGAGAATACCTGAAAGAAGGGGTGCCGGCGAAGAATTATCGACCAGTAAATCTACGAGCACTCAAGAGCCCTCTTATCAACAGTACATGCGAATGTTACCAGACTTCGCGAACACGCGGCATTGAAAAAACGCATGCCTGATGCTTTCACAATCCATGCTGCATAACGGACACCCTCCTTCAGTTTGGATATGACGATTAGCCAAAACTCCAAAACAGGGGATAGCGCCTAATAGAGCACGCCAACAGTGGATTTTCACCTTGGCCGGTACACTTAACGACCATATGATGTTCCAGATCGGACTTGATGAGGGCCCAAGTGGATTTGTTCTTCTCAACTTCCTGCCATGTTGATGTTCCCACTCACAATAATATGCCGATCTCACTGAAAGCAATCACGGTTCAGAGTTCAGACTTTTATTTTTTGAGACAAAGTTCAGGCTTCAGTTATGGACTGACGGAGCTACGTGTTAAGAAAATGGGCCATGACCCGCCCAGCCCATAGCAAATACAGTCAGGGGACTGAGAGTAATTGACCCATGAGTGCCCTAGAAAAAAACAAATTGACCCATGAGCCATGGCCCGCCCAGTCCATAGCCTGTCCCCACTTGTACCATCCGCCAGGTAGGCCACCATCGATCTGCTTGTCACTGTCGCCACCGTAGGAGGCAGGACAATCGATCTTGGCGCGCGGGTTAAGACTCGAGACGACACGAGACACCATCGACCTGCTGTCACCAGAACGATCCTTctccttgtagtccttccaaGTTAATTTCTGAATCCCTGCATGAAATACTTGCTCCACTTGCCACTTCACGCAGGCCTTTCATCAGACTATAAATCGGCATTGCTATTGCGGTTATCGAAGATCTTCCTGTATAGCTTTTGGATCGAAGTCAAGCATTTCGTATTTCCTTTGTGTATACCAGTAAAAAATACGACTAAATGATGGGATTCATGCACAGTCAACGAAACTGCAAAAGGAAGTCCGAAACTGTCAGAAAAGTTCAGAATTAAATGGTCAGCAAGTACGGAGTTTGCACTAAAAAGACAACCAGTACTACAATCTGTAAATCATTATCATTTGTACTGTAAAAAAGGTTAAAGAGAAAAGTTAATGAAGACGAGTCACATAAACCTATTCAGATAACTCCCTCTCTAACCTTGGCAATGCTCGCTAGATCTTTAGAAATCTGTGTACTGGTTCGTGATAAAAATAACAAAAGGGAATTCAGAAAGGATATCAAATCAAACATATAACATTGGAGGGTTAAATTCAGTTTAACCTCTTGTACCTCCTGTACATGTGTGAATTAGGGAGAAGCAAAATTCAGAGATGACAGAAAATCAAGGCACAAATTACACTAAAATACAACTATTTAGATCAAGCCACTGTTAAAAAAGACAACATAGTTCAGTAAGTCATGAACATAAATACTGCAGAATTTAGAGACCACCAACATACTGTAAATTCAGTTAGCAATAAGACAGACAGATTGCACTTAGATTTCAAAGAAAAGTATGACTATTCCACACGGTAAATCATGAACATTGATACTGTAATAAGTGTTTACACAGAAGAGTAAATGGAAAGAAGTGTTGATCCACAGTTTTAGCTTGCATGAACTCAAATTCCATTCACTGCAGCATTCCTGAAAGCAGTCACGGTTCAGACATGGACATGCGCCAATGCTGGGCTGAGGTCTGTATATGTTTCAACTGGCAAGTTACAAAATAATTTAGCATCTCCCATAAGTATCaggctttagttgatgataaaagACATGAATTCAGCGATGCAAAATAGACAGAacaattccccccccccccccccccccccccccctcaaacttGAACTTGCTCTGCAACTTATGAACTTGAAGTTGTTCTGTAGATTATCACGAGCAGCGAAACAGTTTTGATTTTACAAAGGTAGTTACTGCTTATCTACGGCTGCCCAGATCATAACTGCATTATGCTTGCTTATCTGAGACTAATATACAAAAAATAAGAGCAGTTTTAACATGGTCCATCACAGGAAACATAGCAGAAGAAGTATAGTGCAGGAGCGAATGCAAGGATCAGAAATTCATCacatgagaaagaagaagaacaacagttTCAGTAGCTTGCATGAACAAGTGGAGCAAATTGCTCAGAGGTACATCCGTGGCGACCGTACAAGGACGAACTAATATATCAGCCAGTGAATATCCTCATATACACTTTGCATAGAATTTCAACATCGGATTTAATGGACACTTGCAGACGAGAAGAAGTTTTCGTATCCTCCAAGCAGATCGGCGGCGGTATTGTTCCTCATCTCGTTCTCGAGCGCCTCTTCGGCCTTCCACGCTGCTTCAAATGGATCGAAGAAGCTCGGCGGCAATTTGAACAAGTGGTCGTGTCCCTCAAGTGATGGTGCGTCAAGATCCGGCGCGTCATTGTGCCTCTCTTCCTTCTCAGCATCACGGAAGGCAGGGTTGTCCATGGCCCGATCCTCCAGCATGTCCTCCAGCATGACTTGGTCCAAGCAATCCAGGTACAGAGGTTCCTGTTGGTCCATCTCCACGCCAATTTTGGCTCCAGTGACTTCAATTGGGTCGGCTTCCATCATTCTCGTTAGTTCGTCAATATAAAAACCATCTGCTTCCCCATCCTCCCCGAGCGCATCGTCGGCTTCCATCATTCTCTTTAGTTCTTCGATATCAAAGCCATATGCCTCCCCATCCTTCCCGAGCGCCTCGTCGGCCTGCCACTCTGCTTCAGTTTCAGGGACGGCCTCTGGCtcatgctctgctgctacttcatcgagtaggaactgcaGCTCCTCGTCTGGTTCAGAGTGGTGAGACTGTTCGATGTTCTCTTCAGCTTCGAGCGGAGAGATGTTCTCTGTAGCTCCCACCCTGAGAGTTTCGTCAACTTGCAGCCCGAAAAGATCTTCCATTGAGCAAGAGAACCCGCCCATGTCGTCGTCGTCAGCTTCAGGTATTGACTCATCCGGCAAGAAAACCGGTGCAGCAGCGGTGAAGGATGGTGTGGCAACGCGCATCCTCTTGTTGGGGCGTGGGGGATGAGGatcggcggcggcagcgggcgctggCCTCTTCTGTGCGTGCGTGCTCGCAGTCGCGGCCTCTGGCTGCGGTTCTTGAAGCATGTACGCGGCCGATTCTTGGCGAGCGGCGGCAGGAGCATGCTGAGCCAAGTGCATCCTGCAGAACACCTTCACCCCGTCGGCGATGGTGGCCTCAGGCAGCAGGCACCGGTACTCCTCCATGACCCAGCCGGTGGACTTGCCCTTCTTTTTGAACGACAGGTTCTTGACCTCGCCGACCTTGCCTCCCGCGTGGCTGATCTCCGTGGTCTTCTGGATGGTCCAGGTGCCGCCGCCGGCGCTGCGCACGCTCTGGAGTTTGCTCCCGTTCTTGCTCTTGCACGTGGTGAAGAAGAACCGGTCGCCGTTGCTCACGGCCTGCGGCACGGGCGCGTATCGGGCGGCGAGATCCTTGGGCTCGCAGCCGGAGATTTCGACGCTGTGGATGAACTTCTCGACGCCGTGCAGCGTCTCGCCGGAGAGGAG harbors:
- the LOC123411582 gene encoding protein NTM1-like 9 — its product is MEGLDVDDVFQHCRLNPTEVDAVTYYLPRLLSGETLHGVEKFIHSVEISGCEPKDLAARYAPVPQAVSNGDRFFFTTCKSKNGSKLQSVRSAGGGTWTIQKTTEISHAGGKVGEVKNLSFKKKGKSTGWVMEEYRCLLPEATIADGVKVFCRMHLAQHAPAAARQESAAYMLQEPQPEAATASTHAQKRPAPAAAADPHPPRPNKRMRVATPSFTAAAPVFLPDESIPEADDDDMGGFSCSMEDLFGLQVDETLRVGATENISPLEAEENIEQSHHSEPDEELQFLLDEVAAEHEPEAVPETEAEWQADEALGKDGEAYGFDIEELKRMMEADDALGEDGEADGFYIDELTRMMEADPIEVTGAKIGVEMDQQEPLYLDCLDQVMLEDMLEDRAMDNPAFRDAEKEERHNDAPDLDAPSLEGHDHLFKLPPSFFDPFEAAWKAEEALENEMRNNTAADLLGGYENFFSSASVH